From a single Hymenobacter sp. YIM 151500-1 genomic region:
- a CDS encoding GAF domain-containing protein, with translation MLHEPAARTVSPTFPFVTTLSLEPLIAYWHAREQDPNPGVALLARAIGEQVAAAGWCRGPITDLKVLECNCDLVETLMIAVLPPASFATDISGAIPPFQRHSFYHTLRFAEVLLNAAKSIKQPLNIDMHTLEVYTTRMAYQLILEKVYGVQLPLQGHVIFTVPDYSIGLYRHYSVDFNSTFLEVRVHGAKPELTPEQLDHLARNPHRTDLWQELLPPERFELEGFNILHLVDVTEQEILSELKYDLLERDVLQASDRLEQIQEKLRVLFGRPFLQLGIAAYDEKKKAFVDFGRKINHSFLTKQLNNQDASSGFHQIYRRLLQDRQPLVLEDVEKADIPADLRQQILSLGIRSAILALLPYGDDTVGLLELGSPNVGDLNEFSLENVNQFVPLFAVAVKRNAEEIQTRVQAIIKEKFTAIHPALEWRFTDAAQNLLQKLEDGNKNAEMEDIVFHDVYPLHGSTDIRGSSTARNEAIQGDLVEHLTLAGKVLRKASELQQLPILDELKFYVNKNLRRLRQGILSGDEVSIFESLKTEVEPLFGYLAQNTPELRPVISHYWSNIDPELGILYKRRKAFEESTTRLNDAVSDYLDEEEAKAQQMYPHYFQRFKTDGVEYNIYVGAALVEHKPFDLVFLKNLRLWQLLVMVEITRRTAALTPTLPVPLETTQLILIHSQPLSIRFRQDERQFDVDGAYNIRYEIIKKRIDKATVEGSGERLTQPHKIALVYSQQREADEYYEYIDYLQDRGLLEPEIEELELEELQGVKGLLALRVKVKI, from the coding sequence ATGCTACACGAACCTGCCGCCCGGACCGTTTCGCCCACGTTTCCGTTTGTTACCACGCTCAGCCTGGAGCCGCTGATTGCGTACTGGCACGCCCGGGAGCAGGACCCCAACCCCGGTGTGGCCCTGCTGGCCCGCGCCATCGGCGAGCAGGTGGCCGCCGCCGGCTGGTGCCGCGGCCCCATCACCGACCTGAAGGTGCTGGAATGCAACTGCGACCTGGTGGAGACGCTGATGATAGCCGTGCTGCCGCCCGCGTCTTTCGCCACCGACATCAGCGGGGCCATTCCGCCGTTTCAGCGCCACAGCTTCTACCACACGCTCCGCTTTGCCGAGGTGCTGCTGAACGCTGCCAAGAGCATCAAGCAGCCGCTCAACATTGATATGCACACGCTGGAGGTGTACACAACCCGCATGGCGTATCAGCTGATTTTGGAAAAGGTGTACGGGGTACAGCTGCCCCTGCAAGGGCACGTCATCTTCACCGTGCCCGACTACAGCATTGGGCTGTACCGGCATTATAGCGTCGATTTCAACTCCACGTTTCTGGAGGTGCGGGTGCACGGCGCCAAGCCCGAGCTGACGCCCGAGCAGCTCGACCACCTGGCCCGCAACCCCCACCGCACCGACCTGTGGCAGGAGCTGCTGCCGCCGGAGCGCTTCGAGCTGGAAGGCTTCAACATCCTACACCTCGTGGACGTGACCGAACAGGAAATCCTGTCGGAGCTGAAGTACGACCTGCTGGAGCGCGACGTGCTGCAAGCCTCCGACCGGCTGGAGCAGATTCAGGAAAAGCTGCGGGTGCTGTTTGGGCGGCCATTTTTGCAGCTCGGCATTGCAGCCTACGACGAGAAGAAGAAGGCCTTCGTGGACTTCGGCCGCAAAATCAACCACAGCTTCCTGACCAAGCAGCTCAACAACCAGGACGCCAGCTCGGGCTTTCACCAGATTTACCGGCGCCTGCTTCAGGACCGGCAGCCGCTGGTGCTGGAAGATGTGGAAAAGGCCGACATCCCCGCCGACCTGCGCCAGCAAATCCTAAGCCTGGGCATCCGCTCGGCCATCCTGGCTTTGCTGCCCTACGGCGACGACACCGTGGGCCTGCTGGAGCTGGGCTCGCCCAACGTGGGCGACCTGAACGAGTTCAGCTTGGAAAACGTGAACCAGTTTGTGCCCCTGTTTGCGGTGGCGGTGAAGCGCAACGCCGAGGAAATCCAGACCCGCGTGCAGGCTATCATCAAGGAGAAGTTCACGGCCATTCACCCGGCCCTGGAGTGGCGCTTTACGGATGCCGCCCAGAACCTGCTCCAAAAGCTGGAGGACGGCAATAAAAACGCTGAGATGGAGGACATTGTCTTCCACGACGTGTACCCGCTGCACGGTTCCACCGACATCCGGGGCAGCAGTACGGCCCGCAACGAAGCCATTCAGGGCGACCTGGTGGAGCACCTCACCCTGGCCGGCAAGGTGCTGCGCAAGGCCTCGGAGCTTCAGCAGCTGCCCATCCTGGACGAGCTGAAGTTCTACGTCAACAAAAACCTGCGCCGCCTGCGCCAGGGCATTTTGTCGGGCGACGAGGTGAGCATCTTTGAGTCGCTGAAGACGGAGGTGGAGCCGCTGTTCGGGTACCTGGCGCAGAACACGCCCGAGCTGCGGCCCGTCATCAGCCACTACTGGTCCAACATCGACCCCGAGCTGGGCATCCTGTACAAGCGGCGCAAGGCCTTCGAGGAAAGCACCACCCGCCTCAACGACGCCGTGAGCGACTACCTCGACGAGGAGGAAGCCAAGGCCCAGCAGATGTACCCGCACTACTTCCAGCGGTTCAAAACCGACGGCGTGGAGTACAACATCTACGTGGGCGCGGCGCTGGTTGAGCACAAGCCCTTCGACCTGGTATTCCTGAAAAACCTGCGCCTGTGGCAGCTGCTGGTGATGGTGGAAATTACCCGCCGCACGGCCGCCCTTACCCCCACCCTGCCCGTGCCGCTGGAAACCACCCAGCTCATCCTCATCCACAGCCAGCCCCTGAGCATCCGCTTCCGGCAGGATGAGCGGCAGTTCGACGTGGACGGGGCTTATAATATTCGCTACGAGATTATCAAGAAGCGCATCGACAAGGCCACCGTGGAAGGTAGCGGCGAGCGGCTCACCCAGCCCCACAAAATTGCCCTGGTGTACTCCCAGCAGCGCGAAGCCGACGAGTACTACGAGTACATCGACTACCTCCAGGACCGCGGCCTGCTGGAGCCCGAGATAGAAGAGCTGGAGCTGGAAGAGTTGCAAGGCGTAAAAGGCCTGCTAGCCCTGCGGGTGAAAGTGAAGATTTAG
- a CDS encoding phosphatase PAP2 family protein encodes MKKLTARVVAALKLLSLEALLLGGVFLASFALFFYLVRVVFGAPTVAFDTWAFAQMDALRRAVPGLTAVMQAVTFFASLPFLVVAALVLPWWLRRRGAARAALAVFLAVAGAALLNQLLKTYFHRLRPSSALVQQLGLSFPSGHAMIGLSLYGCLAWLVWRRGHHPAWAAALVGWALLIGLTRVYLHVHYATDVLAGFAGAVLWLGLLRAGLKMFRPETVRGEK; translated from the coding sequence ATGAAAAAACTAACCGCCCGCGTGGTGGCGGCGCTGAAGCTGCTGAGTTTGGAGGCCCTGCTGCTGGGCGGTGTGTTTCTGGCCTCGTTTGCCCTGTTTTTCTACTTGGTGCGGGTGGTGTTCGGCGCCCCCACCGTGGCTTTCGACACCTGGGCCTTTGCCCAGATGGATGCGCTGCGCCGCGCAGTACCCGGCCTCACGGCCGTAATGCAGGCAGTAACGTTTTTTGCCTCCCTGCCCTTTTTGGTTGTGGCAGCGCTGGTGCTGCCGTGGTGGTTGCGGCGGCGTGGCGCGGCCCGCGCCGCGCTGGCCGTATTCCTGGCCGTGGCCGGGGCGGCCCTGCTCAACCAACTGCTCAAAACCTACTTCCACCGCCTGCGCCCCAGCTCGGCTCTTGTGCAGCAGCTGGGCCTGAGCTTCCCCAGCGGCCACGCCATGATTGGCCTGAGCCTGTACGGCTGCCTGGCCTGGCTCGTCTGGCGCCGGGGCCACCACCCCGCCTGGGCCGCGGCCCTGGTCGGGTGGGCCTTGCTCATCGGCCTCACCCGCGTGTACCTGCACGTGCACTACGCCACCGACGTACTGGCCGGCTTCGCCGGGGCCGTGCTGTGGCTGGGGCTGCTGCGGGCAGGGTTGAAAATGTTTAGACCTGAGACAGTGAGAGGTGAGAAGTGA
- a CDS encoding phosphatase PAP2 family protein: MTTTFRRLLAGLTLFATEFAITLVLGTLGVVAFLALGREVFDQDAASFDAGAFRWVRRLLGPGRQQWVEALTFLASRYFITAAGLGLSLVFLLRRRHRWYSLLVPVVALGSITLNLLLKQFYQRPRPLLPLTSASGLSFPSGHAMISASFYGLLMYLAWTHVQRPALRYALTASLAVLILLIGLTRVYLRVHYATDVLAGFMAGAVWLLVAIPLLRQLETRVRNRFKDQLQAAEKQPV; this comes from the coding sequence ATGACCACCACGTTTCGGCGGCTGCTGGCCGGCCTCACCCTTTTTGCCACGGAGTTTGCCATTACGCTGGTGCTCGGTACGCTGGGCGTAGTGGCGTTTCTGGCGCTGGGCCGGGAGGTGTTCGACCAGGATGCCGCTTCCTTTGACGCCGGAGCTTTTCGCTGGGTGCGCCGGCTGCTGGGGCCCGGCCGGCAGCAATGGGTAGAGGCCCTGACGTTTCTGGCCTCGCGCTACTTTATTACGGCCGCCGGACTGGGGCTGAGCCTGGTTTTTCTGCTCCGGCGCCGCCACCGCTGGTACTCGCTGCTGGTACCGGTGGTGGCCCTGGGCAGCATCACGCTCAACCTGCTGCTGAAGCAGTTCTACCAGCGGCCCCGCCCACTGCTGCCGCTCACCTCGGCCAGCGGCCTGAGCTTCCCCAGCGGCCACGCCATGATATCGGCCTCGTTCTACGGCCTGCTCATGTACCTGGCCTGGACCCACGTGCAGCGGCCGGCCCTGCGCTACGCACTCACGGCCAGCTTGGCCGTGCTGATACTACTCATCGGCCTCACGCGGGTGTACCTGCGGGTGCACTACGCCACCGACGTGCTAGCCGGCTTCATGGCCGGGGCCGTGTGGCTGCTGGTGGCCATTCCGCTGCTGCGGCAGCTGGAAACGCGCGTCAGAAACCGTTTCAAAGACCAGCTGCAAGCAGCTGAAAAACAGCCCGTATAG
- a CDS encoding class I SAM-dependent methyltransferase, translating to MNGTHSRPSPRQPAALGRDAGFDAVAGWYDALAALVFGRSLRRAQQTALDAGLPAGAPRVLIIGGGTGWVLGQVLRRHPAARILYLEASAGMLGRSRAWLRRHLPQHEAQVEFRLGTEQDLAGYGQFDAVVAFFFFDLFTAARLRQLLAQLHATLLPGAAWLVADFGTPGRWWHRWLLALMYWFFRHTAGIEARRRPPIEAGLLRLGLRPAPAGTFFGGLVEAVVWR from the coding sequence ATGAACGGCACCCATTCCCGGCCAAGCCCCCGGCAGCCTGCCGCCTTGGGCCGCGACGCAGGCTTTGATGCAGTAGCTGGCTGGTACGATGCGCTGGCGGCGCTGGTGTTTGGCCGGAGCCTGCGCCGGGCTCAGCAGACGGCGCTGGACGCAGGCTTGCCGGCCGGGGCGCCGCGGGTGCTGATTATCGGAGGCGGCACGGGCTGGGTGCTGGGCCAGGTGCTGCGCCGGCACCCGGCGGCCCGCATTCTGTATCTGGAAGCTTCGGCCGGTATGCTGGGGCGGAGCCGGGCCTGGCTCCGCCGCCACCTGCCGCAGCACGAAGCGCAGGTAGAGTTTCGGCTGGGGACGGAGCAGGACCTGGCAGGCTACGGGCAGTTTGATGCGGTAGTGGCTTTTTTCTTTTTTGACTTGTTTACCGCCGCCCGGCTGCGCCAGCTGCTGGCGCAGCTGCACGCCACGCTGCTGCCCGGCGCGGCCTGGCTAGTAGCCGATTTTGGCACGCCCGGCCGCTGGTGGCACCGGTGGCTGTTGGCGCTGATGTACTGGTTTTTCCGCCACACCGCCGGTATCGAGGCCCGGCGGCGCCCTCCCATCGAAGCCGGGCTGTTACGCCTGGGCCTGCGGCCCGCTCCGGCAGGCACCTTTTTTGGGGGCCTGGTAGAGGCCGTGGTGTGGCGGTAG
- a CDS encoding porin family protein, with product MSRTFTVFFLLLGGLLVGGSRAGLAQYRWQPARLVLRAAPTDTLAAWARYYAGQVEVLPAAGGSRRSVLLPDLVLWQTAAGAVYEPTPARLARHTPAPVVQKLVGGPASLFIDESSSQQRYLVLTADSGYALPRNNYLQQLHYALPGCPATSPDSLEAGARRLRYTGRSLAPLVARYGKCRPPASPVQVLEPRSGARLQLGLWAGAQHIQLRYAYSGLLQDTRFANRTGPTAGLLARLTFNERLYFQPELTYVSLQGQGSSALPTGTTAFSRTTTSALKRQMLLGNLLARFHFGVPAGRRVRPVLLAGAAAGYALASHLTISTTTRFADGRSVEVSEPATAAPWAGGYVLGTGVELPLLRRRPTLELRYQAVTVATSGLVERPLQARLLQFQASWYW from the coding sequence ATGTCTCGAACGTTTACGGTCTTCTTTTTACTGCTTGGTGGCTTATTGGTAGGTGGTTCGCGGGCTGGACTAGCGCAGTACCGCTGGCAGCCGGCCCGCCTCGTACTTCGGGCGGCGCCCACCGATACGCTAGCGGCCTGGGCCCGCTACTACGCCGGGCAGGTAGAGGTGCTGCCGGCCGCCGGCGGCTCCCGGCGCTCCGTGCTGCTTCCGGACCTGGTATTGTGGCAGACAGCGGCCGGGGCCGTGTACGAACCCACTCCGGCCCGGCTGGCTCGCCATACCCCGGCGCCGGTTGTGCAAAAGCTGGTCGGCGGCCCGGCTTCGCTGTTTATCGACGAAAGCAGCTCTCAGCAGCGCTACCTGGTGCTGACGGCTGACTCCGGCTACGCGCTGCCGCGCAACAACTACTTGCAGCAGCTGCACTACGCTTTACCCGGCTGTCCGGCTACTTCGCCCGACTCCCTGGAGGCTGGGGCCCGGCGCCTCCGCTACACCGGCCGCAGCCTTGCGCCCCTGGTAGCCCGCTACGGAAAATGCCGCCCGCCCGCCAGCCCGGTGCAGGTGCTGGAGCCGCGCAGCGGCGCCCGGCTTCAGCTGGGCCTTTGGGCTGGGGCGCAGCACATTCAGCTACGGTACGCCTACTCGGGTCTGCTGCAAGACACCCGATTTGCCAACCGCACCGGGCCCACGGCGGGCCTGCTGGCCCGGCTGACGTTCAATGAGCGGCTTTATTTTCAACCGGAGCTTACCTACGTTTCCCTGCAAGGCCAGGGCAGCTCCGCTCTGCCAACGGGCACCACGGCGTTCAGCCGCACCACTACTTCGGCGCTGAAGCGCCAGATGCTGCTAGGCAACCTGCTGGCGCGCTTTCACTTCGGGGTGCCGGCGGGCCGCAGGGTGCGCCCGGTGCTGCTGGCTGGTGCCGCCGCCGGCTACGCCCTGGCGTCTCACCTCACCATCAGCACCACCACGCGGTTTGCCGATGGGCGCTCCGTGGAAGTCAGTGAGCCAGCCACTGCCGCGCCGTGGGCTGGCGGCTACGTGCTGGGCACAGGCGTTGAGCTGCCCCTGCTTCGGCGCCGCCCCACGCTGGAGCTGCGCTACCAGGCTGTTACGGTAGCCACCAGCGGCTTGGTGGAGCGGCCACTCCAGGCGCGCTTGCTGCAGTTTCAGGCCAGCTGGTACTGGTAG
- a CDS encoding M61 family metallopeptidase — translation MNLRNSAASLLLALPLAFSQPAQGQAPVRYQVAFPNAVHHEARITVTFADLPAGPLRVRMARSSPGRYALHEFAKNVYDVQATNSKGQPLTVSRPDPYGWDVPRHDGTVRFSYTLFGDRTDGTYAGIDARHAHLNIPATLAYAEGLEQRPAEVKFDLPAGWSAATQLQPAAGGTYTAPHLQYLMDSPTSLGPQQVRTWQQDGQTIELAVLHDGTLAQLDAYAEQAKKVVREAAAIFEGLPKFDFGRYTFVANYLPQTSGDGMEHRNSTSLTSNRPLGGSGALDNLGTVAHEFFHAYNVERIRPRDLEPFDFQRANMSNSLWFAEGFTQYYGDLLLRRSGAYTDAQYCQEAVGPLVNALLNSPGAARYSPVHMSQQAPFVDAAAAIDPSNRANTYLSYYYIGGANALALDLLLRQQFKTTLDAYMRAVWQQHGQAQQNYAPARPYTLPDLQHVLGEVVKDTAFAGRFFRNHIYGHQLPKFEELLRPAGLVVRRARAEQASLVARLSFNPDGSATLGSTLIGSPLYQAGLDREDVLLKLGGKPLKDAKELEKLLAKRKPGEVVPIEFRTRDGVRTVPVTLQEDPTLEVVPAPTATPEQLAFRKAWLDSKAGQ, via the coding sequence ATGAACCTGCGGAACTCCGCTGCTTCCCTCCTGCTGGCGTTGCCGCTGGCGTTTAGCCAGCCGGCCCAGGGCCAGGCGCCCGTGCGCTACCAGGTGGCTTTTCCCAATGCCGTGCACCACGAGGCGCGCATTACCGTCACGTTTGCCGACCTGCCAGCCGGGCCCCTGCGCGTGCGCATGGCTCGCTCCTCGCCCGGCCGCTACGCCCTGCACGAGTTTGCCAAAAACGTGTACGATGTGCAAGCCACCAACTCGAAAGGCCAGCCGCTGACTGTGAGCCGCCCCGACCCCTACGGCTGGGACGTGCCCCGCCACGACGGCACCGTGCGCTTCAGCTACACCCTGTTCGGCGACCGGACCGATGGCACCTACGCCGGTATCGACGCCCGCCACGCCCACCTGAACATCCCGGCCACGCTGGCCTACGCCGAAGGCCTGGAACAGCGCCCGGCCGAGGTGAAGTTTGACTTACCCGCGGGCTGGTCGGCCGCTACCCAGCTGCAACCCGCCGCGGGCGGCACCTACACCGCCCCACACCTGCAGTACCTCATGGACTCGCCTACTTCGCTGGGCCCGCAGCAGGTACGCACCTGGCAGCAGGATGGGCAAACCATTGAGCTGGCCGTGCTCCACGACGGCACCCTGGCCCAGCTGGACGCCTACGCCGAGCAAGCCAAGAAAGTGGTGCGCGAAGCCGCCGCCATCTTCGAGGGCCTGCCGAAGTTCGACTTCGGGCGCTACACTTTTGTGGCCAATTACCTGCCCCAGACCAGCGGCGACGGTATGGAGCACCGCAACTCCACCAGCCTCACCAGCAACCGCCCCCTGGGTGGCTCCGGCGCCCTCGACAACCTGGGCACCGTGGCCCACGAGTTCTTCCACGCCTACAACGTGGAGCGCATTCGTCCGCGCGACCTGGAACCGTTTGATTTTCAGCGGGCCAACATGAGCAACAGCTTGTGGTTTGCAGAAGGCTTCACGCAGTACTACGGCGACTTGCTGCTGCGCCGCTCGGGCGCCTACACCGACGCGCAGTACTGCCAGGAGGCCGTGGGGCCGCTGGTAAATGCCCTGCTCAACTCGCCGGGAGCTGCGCGCTACTCGCCGGTGCACATGAGCCAGCAGGCACCCTTCGTGGATGCCGCCGCCGCCATTGACCCCAGCAACCGCGCCAACACCTACCTCAGCTACTATTACATCGGCGGGGCCAACGCCCTGGCCCTGGACCTGCTGCTCCGCCAGCAGTTCAAGACCACCCTGGATGCCTACATGCGGGCCGTGTGGCAGCAGCACGGGCAGGCCCAGCAGAACTACGCCCCCGCCCGCCCCTACACCCTGCCCGACTTGCAGCACGTGCTGGGCGAAGTAGTCAAGGACACGGCCTTTGCGGGGCGCTTCTTCCGCAACCATATCTACGGCCACCAGCTGCCCAAATTTGAGGAGCTGCTACGCCCGGCCGGCTTGGTGGTGCGCCGCGCCCGCGCCGAGCAGGCCAGTCTGGTAGCCCGCCTCTCCTTCAACCCCGACGGCTCGGCCACGCTGGGCAGCACCCTCATCGGCAGCCCGCTCTACCAGGCCGGCCTCGACCGAGAAGACGTGCTGCTCAAACTCGGCGGCAAGCCGCTCAAGGATGCCAAGGAGCTGGAGAAGCTACTGGCCAAGCGCAAGCCCGGCGAGGTGGTGCCCATAGAGTTTCGCACCCGCGACGGGGTACGCACCGTGCCCGTTACGCTACAGGAAGACCCTACCCTGGAAGTAGTGCCCGCCCCAACGGCCACCCCGGAGCAGCTAGCTTTCCGCAAGGCCTGGCTGGATAGTAAGGCCGGGCAGTAG
- a CDS encoding Bax inhibitor-1/YccA family protein, translated as MEQFTSEETPYQQPQLTLTPEEASRVTGRFMTRVYGWMAAALALSGAVALWVGSSATMQELLFGSRWVFLGLLLAQVVTVGFLSGKGLEWSAGTTTGVFMGYALLNGLTLGIIFLLYTAESIASTFFITAGTFGVMSLYGYFTGTDLSRWGNLLFMGVIGLILASVVNMFLASSTLYWITSFVGVLLFVALTAYDTQKVKTLAFLGLEDESTDRKAAVLGALTLYLDFINLFLYLLRFFGRRR; from the coding sequence ATGGAACAATTTACCTCTGAAGAAACCCCGTACCAACAACCCCAGCTGACGCTCACGCCCGAAGAAGCCTCGCGGGTGACGGGACGGTTTATGACGCGCGTGTACGGTTGGATGGCTGCCGCTCTGGCCCTGAGCGGGGCCGTAGCCTTGTGGGTGGGCAGCTCCGCTACGATGCAGGAGCTGCTATTCGGCAGCCGCTGGGTGTTTCTGGGGCTGCTGCTGGCGCAGGTAGTAACGGTGGGTTTCCTCTCCGGCAAAGGCCTGGAGTGGTCGGCCGGAACCACCACTGGCGTCTTCATGGGCTATGCCCTGCTCAACGGCCTCACGCTGGGCATCATCTTCCTGCTGTACACGGCCGAGTCCATTGCCTCCACCTTCTTCATCACCGCCGGCACGTTTGGAGTAATGAGCCTTTATGGTTACTTCACCGGCACCGACTTGTCGCGCTGGGGCAACCTGCTCTTTATGGGGGTGATTGGCCTAATCCTGGCCTCGGTGGTGAATATGTTTTTGGCTAGCTCCACTCTGTACTGGATTACGTCATTTGTGGGCGTGCTGCTGTTCGTGGCCCTCACCGCCTACGACACCCAGAAGGTGAAAACCCTGGCCTTCCTCGGTCTCGAAGACGAAAGCACCGACCGCAAAGCCGCCGTGCTGGGCGCCCTCACCCTCTACCTCGACTTCATTAATCTGTTCCTCTACCTGCTCCGCTTCTTCGGCCGCCGGCGGTAG
- a CDS encoding MFS transporter codes for MPKDRRLLLIYTIILLDVLVGSAVGPVMPEFVRGLAQPQLWLSVGAGVFLGVQLFSAPVLGKLSDGYGRRPILIFSAVGTLLANVLLLPVRASLYFVNRVSDGLTNGMYATMRSAITDLSPKDELFKNLGIEGAIISLAFVLGPMAAGVLLTVLDVPPAQQASYVVGLGVTLAALNVGLSMLLRETHTQPTGVRGAELRAELGRALNLLTLWARLRAKDGPGRGLRGIVLTQVALTLSTGYYFYFVPFVSVGELGMDARAISYFFMYFGALSVGLNYVFYTYLADRINQRRAIVWLAALGVPVLAAYGLIGSSRPALYVLVTLDCFTLSLIQGLLEGLLAQRTTEEDRGEIFGLNQAFQGLASFISTLVFGVLSIIDLRLPWAWFALCLAAVAWLAGRNDEVMG; via the coding sequence ATGCCGAAAGACCGACGCCTGCTGCTGATTTACACGATTATTCTGCTTGACGTGCTGGTGGGCTCGGCGGTGGGGCCAGTGATGCCGGAGTTTGTGCGGGGGCTGGCGCAGCCCCAGCTGTGGCTGTCAGTGGGGGCGGGCGTGTTTCTGGGGGTGCAGCTGTTTTCGGCGCCGGTGCTGGGCAAGCTGTCGGACGGCTACGGGCGGCGGCCCATCCTAATTTTTTCGGCCGTGGGCACGCTGCTGGCCAACGTGCTGCTGCTGCCAGTGCGGGCCAGTCTGTACTTCGTCAACCGGGTATCGGATGGGCTGACCAACGGCATGTACGCCACCATGCGCTCGGCCATCACCGACTTGTCGCCCAAGGACGAGCTGTTCAAGAACCTGGGCATCGAAGGCGCCATCATTTCGCTGGCTTTCGTGCTGGGCCCGATGGCGGCCGGGGTGCTGCTCACGGTGCTCGACGTGCCCCCGGCTCAGCAGGCCTCCTACGTGGTAGGGCTGGGCGTGACGCTGGCCGCCCTCAACGTGGGGCTGAGCATGCTCTTGCGCGAAACCCACACCCAGCCTACCGGAGTGCGCGGGGCCGAGCTGCGGGCCGAGCTGGGCCGCGCCCTCAACCTGTTGACGCTCTGGGCCCGCCTGCGCGCCAAAGACGGGCCCGGCCGAGGCCTGCGCGGCATCGTGCTCACGCAGGTGGCCCTTACGCTCAGCACCGGCTACTACTTCTACTTCGTGCCCTTCGTGAGCGTGGGTGAGCTGGGCATGGACGCCCGCGCCATTTCCTACTTCTTTATGTACTTCGGGGCCCTGAGCGTGGGGCTCAACTACGTGTTCTACACCTATTTGGCCGACCGAATCAACCAGCGCCGGGCTATTGTGTGGCTGGCAGCCCTGGGCGTGCCAGTGCTGGCCGCCTACGGCCTGATTGGCTCCTCCCGCCCCGCCCTCTACGTGCTCGTCACCCTCGACTGCTTCACGCTTTCCCTTATCCAGGGTCTGCTGGAAGGCCTGCTGGCCCAGCGCACCACCGAGGAAGACCGGGGTGAGATTTTCGGGCTCAACCAGGCATTTCAGGGCCTGGCCAGCTTCATCAGCACCCTCGTGTTTGGGGTTTTGTCGATTATTGATCTGCGCCTGCCCTGGGCGTGGTTTGCCCTGTGTCTGGCCGCGGTGGCGTGGCTGGCCGGGCGGAACGATGAGGTGATGGGGTGA
- a CDS encoding glucose-1-phosphate adenylyltransferase family protein, whose amino-acid sequence MDRTPTLTQARGTRLFGKKVLALVLAGGKGSRMGPLTEHRAKPALPFAGTYKLIDFALSNCVNSGIFDVWVLEEYELHTLNDHLSNGRPWDLDRTYGGLRVLPPYTGGPEAEEGGFASGNADAIYKQLPLLKDYAPDVLVVLSADHLYTLNLADVVEAHLRRKASITMVTTTVPPREDATRFGNVVLEANDRVKNFVYKPEKPVSDDITTEVFVYDVPTLVRTLERLEREQDDLEDFGHHLLPALVEEGQAYAYRFRGYWRDVGLPEAYLNAHLDLLAGRGVDLAQPDWPLYTLTLPRPPARIERGAVVENSLVAPGCRVAGTVRRCVLGPDVTVEAGATLDDCVLLGRTHVAAGVQLKRIIVDQDLDLPKNFQRLRTRGVEVLGAEQLKE is encoded by the coding sequence ATGGATAGAACACCCACCCTCACCCAGGCGCGCGGCACGCGGCTGTTTGGCAAGAAAGTGCTGGCCCTGGTGCTGGCCGGCGGCAAAGGCTCCCGCATGGGGCCGCTCACGGAGCACCGCGCCAAGCCCGCCCTGCCTTTCGCCGGCACCTACAAGCTCATCGACTTTGCTTTGTCGAACTGCGTCAACTCGGGCATCTTCGATGTGTGGGTGCTGGAAGAATACGAGCTGCACACCCTCAACGACCACCTGAGCAACGGCCGGCCCTGGGACCTGGACCGCACCTACGGCGGCCTGCGGGTGCTGCCGCCCTACACCGGCGGCCCCGAGGCCGAGGAAGGCGGCTTCGCCAGCGGCAACGCCGACGCCATCTACAAGCAGCTGCCCCTCCTCAAAGACTACGCTCCCGATGTGCTGGTGGTGCTGTCGGCCGACCACCTCTACACCCTCAACCTGGCCGACGTGGTGGAGGCCCACCTTCGGCGCAAGGCCAGCATTACGATGGTGACGACCACCGTACCCCCGCGCGAGGACGCCACCCGCTTCGGCAACGTGGTGCTGGAGGCCAACGACCGGGTAAAGAACTTTGTGTACAAGCCCGAAAAACCTGTCTCCGACGATATTACCACCGAGGTGTTCGTGTACGACGTGCCCACGCTGGTGCGCACCCTGGAACGCCTGGAGCGGGAGCAGGACGACTTGGAAGACTTCGGCCACCACCTGCTGCCGGCTTTGGTGGAAGAAGGCCAGGCGTACGCCTACCGCTTCCGGGGGTACTGGCGCGACGTAGGCCTGCCCGAAGCCTATCTTAACGCCCACCTCGACCTGCTGGCCGGGCGCGGCGTGGACCTGGCCCAGCCCGACTGGCCGCTCTACACGCTCACCCTGCCCCGGCCCCCGGCCCGCATTGAGCGAGGTGCTGTGGTAGAAAACAGCCTAGTGGCGCCGGGCTGCCGGGTGGCCGGCACCGTGCGGCGCTGCGTGCTCGGCCCCGACGTAACCGTAGAAGCCGGCGCTACCCTCGACGATTGCGTGCTGCTGGGCCGCACCCACGTGGCAGCCGGCGTGCAGCTCAAGCGCATCATCGTGGACCAGGACCTCGATTTGCCCAAGAACTTCCAGCGCCTCCGCACCCGCGGCGTGGAGGTGCTTGGGGCTGAGCAGCTAAAAGAATAA